In the genome of Chitinophagales bacterium, one region contains:
- a CDS encoding S41 family peptidase: MDKRIIAAVLVLCLFTASCEKLFLDKDPANDPVSNFESLWETLDKKYSFFELKNINWDSVYTIYRPQIHDDMNNIELFNVLADMLFVLKDGHVNLIAPFNISRNWTWYLDYAPNYNSVIVLRNYLGENHFITGPLRNQVIDSVGFIDYRSFANPVSESNLDFVLLRFRHLKGIIIDVRDNGGGSPSNAFKIAARFTDKRRHVFSTLLKNGPNHNDFTEANKVYIEPEGDFRFTGKVIVLCNRKSFSATNDFLSIMSVLPNVIIVGDTSGGGGGSPTGYELPNGWAYRFSATQTLLPNGWNTELGIPPDIRVDMDPAKEANGIDAIIERALDKF; the protein is encoded by the coding sequence ATGGATAAAAGAATAATAGCAGCAGTGCTCGTGCTTTGTCTTTTTACAGCTTCTTGTGAAAAGCTATTTTTAGATAAAGACCCAGCCAATGATCCTGTTTCAAATTTTGAAAGTTTGTGGGAAACATTGGATAAAAAATATTCCTTTTTCGAGTTAAAAAACATCAACTGGGATTCAGTTTACACCATTTACAGACCTCAGATTCATGACGACATGAATAATATCGAACTCTTCAATGTGTTGGCAGATATGCTTTTTGTGCTAAAAGATGGTCATGTCAACTTAATTGCACCTTTCAATATATCCCGAAACTGGACCTGGTACCTTGATTATGCACCCAACTACAATTCAGTAATTGTGTTGCGCAATTATTTAGGTGAAAACCATTTTATCACTGGCCCGCTGCGCAATCAGGTTATAGATTCTGTGGGATTTATTGATTACCGCAGTTTTGCAAATCCCGTTTCAGAGAGCAATCTGGATTTTGTTTTGTTGAGATTCAGGCACTTGAAAGGCATTATAATAGATGTGAGAGACAATGGTGGAGGAAGTCCATCCAATGCATTTAAAATTGCTGCTCGCTTCACGGACAAAAGGCGACATGTGTTCAGCACACTCCTCAAAAATGGGCCGAATCACAATGATTTTACAGAAGCAAATAAAGTATATATTGAACCTGAGGGAGATTTTCGCTTCACCGGAAAAGTCATTGTGCTATGCAATAGAAAAAGCTTTAGTGCCACCAATGATTTTCTCTCTATTATGTCTGTATTGCCTAATGTAATTATAGTAGGCGATACTTCCGGAGGAGGTGGCGGTTCTCCCACGGGTTATGAATTGCCAAATGGTTGGGCTTATCGGTTTTCGGCTACTCAAACCCTTTTGCCAAATGGCTGGAATACAGAATTAGGAATTCCACCGGATATTCGCGTAGATATGGATCCAGCAAAAGAAGCCAACGGCATTGATGCCATTATTGAACGAGCGCTAGATAAATTTTAA
- a CDS encoding cupin domain-containing protein encodes MENKKEFWVLGHKISPHNVSGNYDMVTGETPPNVPGPPPHYHSKLSELFFVLEGKMEFNLDGKSVILNKGESIDLSPNCVHTFSNAGNTSCKWLNVHSPKGFLSFFENFGIDAHEENAAEKSVDDSIIQNVMQKAADYDMLIKI; translated from the coding sequence ATGGAAAACAAAAAAGAATTTTGGGTGCTAGGGCACAAAATTAGTCCACACAATGTAAGCGGCAATTACGATATGGTAACAGGAGAAACGCCCCCTAATGTCCCTGGACCACCTCCACATTACCATTCAAAACTTTCAGAACTCTTTTTTGTACTGGAAGGAAAGATGGAGTTTAATCTTGATGGAAAGTCAGTGATTCTGAACAAAGGAGAGTCAATAGATTTGTCGCCCAATTGTGTACATACCTTTAGCAATGCTGGGAATACAAGCTGTAAATGGTTGAATGTGCATAGCCCAAAAGGATTTTTATCTTTTTTTGAAAACTTTGGTATAGATGCTCATGAAGAGAATGCTGCGGAAAAATCTGTAGATGATAGTATCATTCAAAATGTGATGCAAAAAGCTGCTGATTATGATATGCTTATAAAAATTTAA
- a CDS encoding TetR/AcrR family transcriptional regulator: protein MSKLSLEKGRAHQKLKTRDSILLAAQKLVESGSNFTLEDVAKQAGVSRATIYRYFSNVDLLFAEAALSFKTKSKDELLKAVEKKGLKASLMHIQNYFIELAESHEIAFRKYLSVALDESTKNPSKKTNLRGARRPAVLDDLLNNYNKELSVKNRKKLKQIITVLSGIEPLIANKDVNQLDGKASKELLNWALEMILKGMGKNTK, encoded by the coding sequence ATGAGCAAATTGAGTTTAGAAAAAGGACGTGCACACCAAAAATTAAAAACAAGAGATTCTATTTTACTGGCAGCCCAAAAACTCGTAGAATCAGGAAGTAACTTCACATTGGAAGATGTTGCCAAACAGGCAGGGGTTTCCAGAGCAACCATTTACCGTTATTTTTCCAATGTAGACTTGCTGTTTGCAGAAGCTGCACTCAGCTTTAAAACCAAATCAAAAGATGAATTGCTTAAGGCTGTAGAAAAGAAAGGTTTGAAGGCATCTTTAATGCACATTCAAAACTATTTTATTGAATTGGCCGAATCTCACGAAATTGCTTTTCGTAAGTATCTAAGTGTGGCATTGGATGAATCCACAAAAAATCCCAGCAAAAAAACAAACCTGCGCGGAGCAAGAAGACCTGCTGTATTAGATGATTTATTAAATAATTATAATAAAGAATTAAGTGTAAAAAACCGAAAAAAATTAAAACAAATCATCACTGTGCTTTCAGGAATTGAGCCACTTATTGCCAATAAAGATGTAAACCAACTGGATGGAAAAGCATCAAAAGAACTCTTAAACTGGGCACTTGAAATGATTTTAAAAGGGATGGGGAAAAATACAAAGTAA
- the menD gene encoding 2-succinyl-5-enolpyruvyl-6-hydroxy-3-cyclohexene-1-carboxylic-acid synthase has product MNKATTDKKWIAALAEICAAKGVRNAFLSPGSRCAPLVIAFNRHPKINCRSIIDERSAAFVALGYAQQNNTPCALICTSGSALLNYAPALAEAYYAKTPLIVLSADRPHELIDQADGQALKQKAVYQNYIKASFELPNQLNYSDDYNYSDRIVNEAINTALTAPQGPVHINIPLKEPLYGLKEYKKLAPKIIEESESTVQIAPKAMDKLVQTWNESASKMILLTSAAPQPELTKKINALNGDPSLVIVSEYLSNQSNADFIQTVDPTVEMIEKAQSKAFSPELLITYGGAILSKKLKVFLRKNPPKAHWHIEAGQDKAIDTYFALTNKLNCDAAWFFDELSKKEVRRISDFKERWKAAEQKGLERHLKMLEAAPWCDLTVFKHLLNGIPEKGILHLANSTPVRYVALFPDLQKKSWTFFSNRGVSGIDGSVSTALGQSLNTKEWCTAIVGDLSFFYDSNALWNQYLPKNFRIIIINNKGGNIFRIINGPGELDELESYFETQHKHNAEKIAETYGLSYYFCDNAAQLKVTLPRFYDSKLKRAAILEISTPNVESAEWLKKYLKIENQL; this is encoded by the coding sequence ATGAACAAAGCTACCACCGATAAAAAATGGATTGCCGCATTGGCAGAGATTTGTGCGGCAAAAGGCGTGCGAAATGCTTTTCTCTCTCCGGGTTCGCGCTGTGCCCCATTGGTAATTGCTTTCAATCGACATCCAAAAATCAATTGCCGCAGCATTATTGACGAACGCAGTGCAGCTTTTGTAGCTCTGGGCTATGCGCAGCAAAACAATACGCCCTGTGCATTGATTTGTACCAGCGGGTCAGCTTTGCTCAACTACGCCCCTGCCCTAGCGGAAGCCTATTATGCCAAAACACCTTTGATCGTGCTTTCTGCAGACCGACCCCATGAATTGATCGATCAGGCAGATGGTCAGGCGCTAAAGCAAAAGGCGGTTTATCAAAATTACATCAAAGCATCCTTTGAATTGCCCAATCAGTTGAATTATTCAGACGATTATAACTACAGTGACCGCATTGTGAATGAGGCCATCAATACTGCTTTGACTGCACCTCAAGGGCCAGTGCACATTAACATTCCATTGAAAGAGCCACTTTACGGGCTAAAAGAATACAAAAAATTAGCCCCAAAAATCATTGAGGAAAGTGAAAGCACTGTGCAAATTGCTCCAAAGGCTATGGACAAATTGGTTCAAACGTGGAATGAAAGTGCTTCGAAAATGATTTTGCTGACCTCCGCAGCTCCACAACCGGAGTTGACTAAAAAAATCAATGCCCTGAACGGTGATCCATCTTTGGTGATCGTAAGCGAATATTTGTCCAATCAATCCAATGCCGATTTTATCCAAACAGTGGATCCTACGGTAGAAATGATTGAAAAAGCACAATCAAAGGCATTTAGTCCTGAGTTGTTGATTACTTATGGAGGAGCTATTTTGTCTAAAAAATTGAAAGTATTTCTGCGCAAAAATCCACCCAAAGCGCATTGGCATATTGAAGCCGGACAAGACAAAGCCATCGATACTTATTTTGCACTCACCAATAAGCTGAATTGCGATGCAGCGTGGTTTTTTGATGAATTGTCAAAAAAAGAAGTCCGTAGGATAAGCGATTTTAAAGAACGATGGAAAGCTGCTGAACAGAAAGGTTTGGAACGTCATTTAAAAATGCTGGAAGCTGCTCCCTGGTGCGATCTCACTGTGTTTAAGCATTTGCTAAACGGAATTCCGGAAAAGGGGATTTTGCATTTGGCCAATAGTACTCCGGTGCGCTATGTGGCACTCTTTCCCGATTTGCAAAAGAAAAGCTGGACATTTTTCTCCAATCGCGGTGTAAGCGGAATAGACGGCAGTGTCAGCACTGCTTTGGGACAAAGTCTAAATACAAAGGAATGGTGCACGGCCATAGTTGGCGACCTTTCCTTCTTTTACGATTCCAACGCCCTATGGAATCAATATTTGCCGAAAAATTTCAGGATCATCATCATCAACAACAAGGGAGGGAATATCTTCAGGATTATAAATGGCCCGGGAGAACTCGATGAACTCGAAAGCTATTTTGAAACCCAGCACAAGCACAATGCTGAAAAAATTGCCGAAACTTATGGCTTGAGCTATTATTTTTGCGATAATGCCGCTCAACTAAAAGTTACGCTGCCCCGTTTTTACGATTCAAAACTAAAGCGTGCAGCTATTTTGGAAATCAGCACGCCCAATGTAGAAAGTGCGGAATGGCTTAAAAAATATTTGAAAATTGAGAACCAATTGTAG
- the menA gene encoding 1,4-dihydroxy-2-naphthoate octaprenyltransferase: MNQTKAWLSAFRLRTLPLALSVIFMGTFLAAESGTFDALIFALAITTTLFLQILSNLANDYGDSIHGADSLDRKGPQRAVQSGAISSNAMKQAMYLFSVLALVSGLSLIYFGLQGLDFTYNVFFFLLGLGAIAAAIKYTAGKNPYGYRGLGDIFVFLFFGPIGVAGSYFLMSKGFEWSVLLPASSMGLLSVGVLNVNNMRDHISDKMAGKISLVVKMGFENAKIYHTALILLAFTSMTVFVRLNELPITGYSFLLAAPLFILHLRFVWKTNAPELLDKQLKILALSTLVFCLMGGAGLIL; encoded by the coding sequence ATGAACCAAACCAAAGCCTGGCTTTCTGCATTTCGATTGAGGACTTTACCCCTGGCACTTTCCGTAATATTTATGGGCACATTTTTGGCAGCGGAATCCGGTACTTTTGATGCTCTGATTTTTGCCCTGGCTATTACCACTACACTTTTTTTGCAAATTCTCTCCAATCTGGCGAATGATTATGGCGATAGCATTCACGGTGCCGACAGCCTCGATAGAAAAGGTCCACAGCGAGCCGTTCAAAGTGGAGCAATAAGTTCCAATGCTATGAAACAGGCGATGTACCTGTTTTCTGTTTTAGCTTTGGTTTCAGGTCTGTCGCTTATTTATTTTGGGCTTCAGGGGCTTGATTTTACCTATAATGTCTTTTTCTTTTTACTTGGGCTAGGCGCAATTGCGGCAGCTATAAAATACACGGCAGGTAAAAATCCCTACGGCTATCGCGGTCTGGGCGATATTTTTGTTTTTTTGTTTTTTGGCCCTATCGGAGTAGCAGGTTCCTATTTCTTGATGAGCAAAGGCTTTGAGTGGTCGGTTTTGTTGCCCGCCAGCAGTATGGGTTTGCTGAGTGTGGGTGTTTTGAATGTCAACAATATGCGCGATCATATCTCTGATAAAATGGCGGGAAAAATATCCCTGGTCGTAAAAATGGGTTTCGAAAATGCCAAAATCTACCACACCGCTTTAATATTGCTGGCTTTTACAAGCATGACTGTTTTTGTACGCTTAAATGAATTGCCAATTACAGGCTATAGTTTTTTATTAGCTGCTCCTCTTTTTATTCTGCATTTGCGCTTTGTATGGAAAACCAATGCACCCGAATTATTGGACAAGCAATTGAAGATTTTGGCATTGAGTACACTGGTATTTTGCTTGATGGGTGGAGCGGGATTGATTCTTTAG
- a CDS encoding o-succinylbenzoate synthase yields MHEAQFQKYRLHFIRPSGTSKGVLTYKDSWFIKLWNSENPKIFGLGECGPLHWLSKEPLNEMDTILKKACGAPDRYLQNLKATLENIPSVRFGLEMAERDLKNGGRRILFLSNFTEEKAAQQINGLIWMGEPEYMLQQIQDKLDLGFSCLKLKIGALDFEKELALLKNIRAHFSADQIEIRVDANGAFSTNEAFKKLERLANFDLHSIEQPIAPGQWDKMQELCKENIIDIALDEELIGVYGTQKKELLEQIQPQYLILKPSMLGGFLACEEWIDLAKNQHIGWWATSALESNIGLSAIAQWTATKNNPLPQGLGTGQLYNNNFDSPLYLKGDQLHFSKSNNWDLCKLDL; encoded by the coding sequence ATGCACGAAGCTCAATTTCAAAAATATCGCCTTCATTTTATCCGCCCAAGTGGCACTTCAAAAGGCGTCTTAACGTATAAAGATTCCTGGTTTATAAAATTATGGAATAGCGAAAATCCCAAAATATTTGGGTTGGGTGAATGCGGCCCACTGCACTGGCTCAGTAAAGAACCATTGAATGAAATGGATACAATACTTAAAAAAGCTTGTGGTGCCCCTGATCGATATTTACAAAACCTTAAAGCTACTTTAGAAAATATACCCTCTGTAAGATTTGGCTTGGAAATGGCTGAAAGAGATTTGAAAAATGGAGGAAGGCGCATTTTGTTCCTTTCTAATTTTACAGAAGAAAAAGCAGCACAGCAAATCAATGGCTTAATATGGATGGGTGAACCCGAATACATGCTACAGCAAATTCAAGACAAGTTGGATTTGGGGTTTTCCTGTTTGAAATTAAAAATCGGGGCACTTGATTTTGAAAAGGAATTGGCTTTACTAAAAAATATAAGAGCGCACTTTTCTGCCGATCAAATTGAAATTCGTGTAGATGCCAATGGTGCTTTTTCAACCAATGAAGCTTTCAAAAAATTAGAGCGTCTTGCAAATTTTGACTTGCACAGTATAGAGCAGCCTATTGCTCCTGGTCAGTGGGATAAGATGCAGGAACTTTGCAAGGAAAATATTATAGATATTGCCCTGGATGAAGAATTGATAGGAGTTTACGGCACACAAAAAAAAGAATTATTGGAGCAAATACAGCCTCAATATCTTATCTTAAAACCAAGTATGTTGGGTGGTTTTTTGGCCTGTGAAGAATGGATTGACTTGGCCAAAAATCAACACATTGGCTGGTGGGCAACTTCGGCCCTGGAATCGAATATTGGGCTCAGTGCTATAGCACAATGGACAGCTACAAAAAACAATCCATTGCCTCAGGGCTTGGGAACGGGCCAATTGTACAATAACAATTTTGACAGCCCACTATATTTAAAAGGTGATCAATTGCATTTCAGCAAATCGAATAATTGGGATTTGTGTAAATTGGATTTATGA
- a CDS encoding AMP-binding protein, whose translation MNLTIYILNGKKHSKAELLELADNKIIDKQIPQWEKDVFQFILEWFNNSNSIIAQTSGSTGTPKEISLPKVKMAKSASMTAEYFSLHTGSKVALLLPANYIAGKMMIVRALVNQWDLYLGNPKGNVLEQLPEIEFDFTAMVPLQAENTLENPAHWKKIKKCILGGAPVSDTLKKELQKLPTTFYESYGMTETMSHVAIKNISKNQACFEAISGMKFMQDDRNCLKIVAPDLLDKPLQSNDIVDLKDEKHFRWLGRFDNVINSGGVKLMPEQIEAKLKTHIPYEFFISSEPDKKLGEKVILIVEANKANLRKIKFDSIFEQYLDSYEKPKTIYNLAKFKRSDSGKFLRKKCIKKIGIEGKVYIK comes from the coding sequence ATGAATTTGACTATTTACATTTTAAATGGGAAAAAACATTCAAAAGCTGAATTACTTGAATTGGCTGATAATAAAATAATTGACAAGCAAATTCCACAATGGGAAAAAGATGTATTTCAATTTATCTTGGAATGGTTTAATAATTCTAATTCTATCATCGCTCAAACTTCAGGATCAACTGGGACACCAAAAGAAATAAGTCTTCCCAAAGTAAAAATGGCCAAAAGTGCCTCAATGACGGCTGAATATTTCAGCCTCCATACCGGAAGCAAGGTAGCCCTGCTCCTGCCGGCAAATTATATTGCAGGAAAAATGATGATTGTTCGAGCACTGGTCAATCAATGGGATTTGTATCTGGGAAATCCAAAAGGAAATGTATTGGAACAACTGCCTGAAATAGAGTTTGATTTCACGGCAATGGTACCCTTGCAAGCCGAAAATACATTGGAAAATCCAGCGCATTGGAAAAAAATAAAGAAATGCATACTGGGCGGTGCTCCTGTTTCCGATACTTTAAAAAAAGAACTTCAAAAATTGCCCACAACCTTTTATGAAAGCTATGGAATGACTGAAACCATGAGTCATGTTGCTATTAAAAATATAAGTAAAAATCAAGCCTGTTTTGAAGCTATATCAGGAATGAAATTTATGCAAGACGATAGAAATTGCTTGAAGATTGTGGCTCCTGATTTATTGGACAAACCTTTGCAAAGCAATGATATAGTAGATTTGAAAGACGAAAAGCATTTCCGCTGGTTGGGGCGTTTCGATAATGTGATCAATTCAGGTGGTGTAAAATTGATGCCCGAGCAAATAGAGGCTAAGCTTAAAACACATATTCCTTATGAATTTTTTATAAGCTCCGAGCCAGATAAAAAACTGGGAGAAAAAGTAATTTTAATAGTAGAAGCAAATAAAGCTAATTTGCGAAAAATAAAATTCGATAGCATATTTGAGCAATACCTCGATTCATACGAAAAACCTAAGACTATCTATAATTTGGCAAAATTTAAAAGGAGTGATAGCGGAAAATTTTTGAGAAAAAAGTGTATAAAAAAAATTGGGATTGAAGGAAAAGTATACATAAAATAA
- a CDS encoding DUF1801 domain-containing protein: MQLSKKVDDYIANADKPLKDILLKLRQLIAEAVPKAKENFKWGQPVYTTEKDFCYLKLNKQHINIGFFNFEKITDPNNLLEGSGKNMRHIKIRSISDIDSSELSKMIKQASTD, translated from the coding sequence ATGCAACTATCTAAAAAAGTGGATGATTACATAGCCAATGCAGACAAACCATTAAAAGATATTTTATTAAAGCTTAGGCAATTAATAGCTGAAGCAGTACCAAAAGCAAAGGAAAATTTTAAATGGGGGCAACCAGTATATACTACTGAAAAAGATTTTTGCTATTTGAAATTAAACAAGCAGCATATTAACATAGGGTTCTTCAATTTCGAAAAAATTACTGATCCTAATAATTTACTTGAAGGCAGTGGAAAAAACATGAGGCATATTAAAATTCGCAGTATTTCAGATATTGACAGCTCTGAATTATCTAAAATGATTAAACAAGCTTCAACAGATTAA
- a CDS encoding DUF4920 domain-containing protein: protein MRKLIHLLFVLVFLTACNTSGNTEENNTETATTENVATTENSEQEEVRVGEWLSKGEEISPEGAIDIEAFKTKIEGQTEINTKLETKIMSCCQKKGCWMKVDLGDGEEMRVTFKDYGFFVPLDATGMDVIMEGKAYYDTTSVEMLQHYAEDAGESPEAIAEITEPKLELAFEATGVLLK, encoded by the coding sequence ATGAGAAAACTAATCCATTTATTATTTGTACTCGTATTTTTAACCGCCTGTAATACTAGCGGAAATACTGAAGAAAACAACACAGAAACAGCAACTACAGAAAATGTAGCAACTACTGAAAATTCTGAGCAAGAAGAAGTAAGAGTAGGAGAGTGGCTGAGCAAAGGAGAAGAAATTTCACCTGAAGGGGCTATTGATATCGAAGCCTTTAAAACTAAGATAGAAGGCCAAACAGAAATAAACACCAAGTTGGAAACCAAAATCATGAGTTGCTGCCAGAAAAAAGGCTGTTGGATGAAAGTGGATTTGGGCGATGGAGAGGAAATGCGCGTCACTTTTAAGGATTATGGCTTTTTTGTACCATTAGACGCTACAGGGATGGATGTAATTATGGAAGGTAAAGCCTATTACGATACCACAAGCGTAGAAATGTTACAACATTATGCAGAAGATGCAGGAGAAAGTCCTGAAGCCATTGCTGAAATCACAGAACCAAAATTAGAATTGGCATTTGAAGCTACTGGTGTATTGTTGAAGTAA
- a CDS encoding NAD(P)/FAD-dependent oxidoreductase — MKKRKTKILIVGAGPAGLSCSLFLSKMKIEHILLEKEKFPRDKVCGDALSGKVIELLKKLDPELVRKLNAETRQVGSWGVNFYAPNGKKLRIPFKQDFDKSTLPPGNISKRIDFDNFLFEEAQKSPYAEIIEESPALKYERTEKGYIAQTAQKEFECNLLIAADGAYSRFAKDFGNITMEPNHYCAGIRAYYQGVSGMDKDNFIELHFLKDLLPGYFWIFPLPNGAANVGLGMRSDVLRKKKLDLKKMLPEVIASNPELKARFQNAEPEGKTSGFGLPLGSKKRALCGDHFMLLGDAASLIDPFTGEGIGNAMFCGMYAAEIANKALSQNDFKKTVLQDYEHKVYKRMWDELKLSRRLQQLVKFPFLFNFVVNKAARNQTLRETISCMFEDLDIRERLKQPSFYFKLIFNQTQ, encoded by the coding sequence TTGAAGAAAAGAAAAACAAAAATTTTAATTGTAGGTGCTGGTCCTGCCGGACTGAGTTGTTCCCTTTTTCTGTCGAAGATGAAAATTGAGCATATATTGCTTGAAAAAGAAAAGTTTCCGCGCGATAAAGTCTGTGGTGATGCGCTTTCAGGGAAAGTAATAGAACTGCTCAAGAAATTAGACCCTGAATTAGTAAGAAAACTGAATGCTGAAACAAGGCAAGTGGGCTCATGGGGCGTGAATTTTTATGCGCCCAATGGCAAAAAATTGCGCATTCCCTTCAAACAAGATTTTGATAAAAGCACTTTGCCTCCGGGAAACATCAGCAAGCGCATAGATTTTGACAATTTTCTGTTTGAAGAAGCGCAAAAAAGCCCTTATGCTGAAATTATTGAAGAAAGTCCTGCTCTAAAATATGAGCGCACTGAGAAAGGATATATAGCTCAAACAGCCCAAAAAGAATTCGAATGTAATTTACTGATAGCAGCCGATGGAGCATACAGTCGTTTTGCAAAGGACTTTGGCAATATCACTATGGAACCCAATCATTACTGTGCCGGTATCAGGGCTTATTATCAGGGTGTGTCTGGAATGGATAAGGACAATTTTATTGAACTTCATTTTTTAAAAGACCTGTTGCCCGGTTATTTCTGGATTTTTCCTTTGCCCAATGGTGCGGCAAATGTCGGTTTGGGTATGCGCAGCGATGTACTTAGAAAAAAGAAACTCGATTTGAAGAAAATGCTTCCAGAAGTGATTGCCTCCAACCCGGAATTAAAAGCCCGTTTTCAAAATGCAGAACCCGAAGGTAAAACAAGTGGCTTTGGCTTGCCCTTAGGCTCTAAAAAACGCGCACTATGCGGAGATCACTTTATGCTTTTAGGTGATGCAGCGTCACTTATAGATCCATTTACAGGGGAAGGAATAGGCAATGCCATGTTTTGTGGTATGTATGCCGCAGAAATAGCTAATAAAGCATTGAGCCAAAATGATTTTAAAAAAACAGTATTGCAAGATTATGAGCACAAGGTTTACAAAAGAATGTGGGATGAACTCAAATTGAGCAGACGATTGCAGCAATTGGTAAAATTTCCTTTCTTGTTTAATTTTGTGGTGAATAAAGCCGCAAGGAACCAAACACTACGCGAAACAATTTCCTGTATGTTTGAAGACCTGGATATTCGGGAACGTTTAAAACAACCATCTTTTTATTTCAAACTAATTTTTAATCAAACACAATGA
- a CDS encoding serine hydrolase — MHKFINDIFSPNKICCVWVLVLLSFAVNAQEIASLNQLFSNNINNTGSFHFHYSLDGKTLMDKSYSSGSKNVGKNTAIKISSASESIVSAVVLSLWDEGLLKLDDPVSKFLPQFRGEMSKITILQLLSHTSGLPSNSIYLHDENLNLKFSVNNIAKNLSINTPPGTEFSYGAVGYQILGRVAEIVSEDTWENIIARKITQPCGMSNTYYRKGKSINVAEDIVSTAADFEQFLSMLLNKGQLNGKQVLSERAINEMISDQTSKYPVGYAPYRYQKEGFSGYYGLGVWIDRLKEDGTVTEISTQGAKGFTAWVNFCNKSKGMFAIYGDLKYSQPVIGATRSYLTENYATACKDISSKALSKKLKNSKGATYTNITFELYREANVNLRLYDPLGNELQELIDGDLKKGNYNFPVDISELSSGVYFYRLKIDDKVETKKLTIRK, encoded by the coding sequence ATGCATAAATTTATAAACGATATATTTTCTCCGAATAAAATCTGCTGTGTGTGGGTCTTGGTATTATTGTCGTTTGCAGTAAATGCACAGGAAATCGCATCCCTTAACCAGCTTTTTAGCAATAATATCAACAATACCGGCTCTTTTCATTTTCACTACAGCCTTGATGGCAAAACACTTATGGACAAAAGTTATAGTAGTGGCAGCAAAAATGTAGGCAAGAATACAGCGATAAAAATTTCTTCTGCTTCTGAATCGATTGTGTCGGCAGTTGTATTAAGCCTTTGGGATGAAGGCTTATTGAAGTTAGACGACCCCGTTTCCAAATTTTTACCTCAATTCAGAGGTGAAATGAGTAAAATCACTATTCTTCAGTTGCTGTCACACACAAGCGGGTTGCCTTCTAATAGTATTTATTTGCACGATGAAAACCTCAATTTGAAATTTTCAGTCAATAATATCGCTAAAAATTTAAGTATAAACACGCCTCCCGGAACAGAATTCAGCTATGGTGCTGTGGGGTATCAAATTTTGGGAAGAGTGGCAGAAATAGTCAGTGAAGATACCTGGGAAAATATTATAGCAAGAAAAATCACGCAACCTTGCGGTATGAGCAATACCTATTATCGCAAAGGGAAAAGCATAAATGTGGCCGAAGATATTGTAAGTACTGCTGCAGATTTTGAGCAATTTCTCAGTATGCTATTAAACAAAGGCCAACTCAATGGAAAACAGGTGCTTTCTGAACGAGCTATCAATGAAATGATTTCAGACCAAACCAGTAAATACCCTGTTGGGTATGCCCCTTATCGTTATCAGAAGGAGGGTTTCAGTGGCTATTACGGATTAGGTGTATGGATAGATCGTTTAAAAGAAGATGGTACAGTAACAGAGATTAGTACACAAGGGGCAAAAGGATTTACGGCCTGGGTGAATTTTTGCAATAAAAGCAAAGGCATGTTCGCTATATACGGTGATTTAAAATACAGCCAGCCTGTAATTGGCGCTACCCGTAGTTATTTAACTGAAAATTACGCAACAGCCTGCAAAGACATTTCCTCAAAAGCATTGTCCAAAAAATTAAAAAACTCAAAAGGAGCAACTTATACCAATATTACTTTTGAACTCTATCGCGAAGCAAATGTCAATCTAAGGTTGTACGACCCATTGGGCAATGAATTGCAGGAATTGATTGATGGAGATTTAAAAAAAGGAAATTACAATTTCCCTGTTGATATCAGTGAATTGTCTTCCGGAGTTTACTTTTATCGCTTGAAAATTGATGATAAGGTAGAAACTAAAAAATTGACCATTCGCAAGTAA